The following proteins are encoded in a genomic region of Natrinema sp. DC36:
- a CDS encoding BMP family protein has translation MTHNRRRFLTGATAAGLTGIAGCVGGFGGEGDAEYQVGMVYATGGLGDDSFNDMAKQGVVDARDEFDLAFDETEPGAASEFDGAQRDFAESGDYDLISCIGYAQADALSGNAPEYPDQSFMIIDSVVEEDNVRSYVFGEPEGSFQVGHLAGLLTDQEFAAGAGETNPDESVVGFVGGVESPLIESFQAGFEAGVEHANEDAEVVSSYVGGFNDTAGGQSAARSMYQDQGADIVFHAAGRTGIGVFQAAQDEGRFAIGVDDDQSVSNPDFADVILASMVKRVDTAVYSAIESVVNDNFAGGETETLGLDQEGVANVYGNELGDEIPQDVKDQVAESRQAIIDGEIDVPSEL, from the coding sequence ATGACGCATAACAGACGACGATTTCTCACGGGTGCAACTGCAGCAGGGCTCACCGGCATCGCCGGTTGCGTCGGCGGGTTCGGCGGCGAAGGCGACGCGGAGTATCAGGTCGGAATGGTGTACGCGACCGGCGGGCTCGGCGACGACTCGTTCAACGACATGGCCAAGCAGGGAGTCGTGGACGCGCGCGACGAATTCGACCTCGCGTTCGACGAGACCGAACCGGGGGCCGCAAGCGAGTTCGATGGAGCACAGCGGGACTTCGCGGAATCCGGCGACTACGATCTGATCAGCTGTATCGGATACGCGCAAGCCGATGCCCTCTCGGGGAACGCGCCCGAGTATCCCGATCAGAGCTTCATGATCATCGACTCGGTCGTCGAGGAAGACAACGTCCGGAGCTACGTGTTCGGGGAACCCGAAGGCTCGTTCCAGGTTGGCCACCTCGCAGGCCTGTTGACGGACCAGGAGTTCGCGGCCGGTGCCGGCGAGACGAATCCCGACGAGAGTGTGGTCGGCTTCGTCGGTGGCGTCGAATCGCCGCTGATCGAATCGTTCCAAGCTGGGTTCGAGGCCGGCGTCGAGCACGCCAACGAGGACGCAGAGGTCGTCTCGTCGTACGTCGGCGGCTTCAACGACACTGCGGGCGGTCAGTCGGCCGCTCGATCGATGTACCAGGACCAGGGAGCCGACATCGTCTTCCACGCGGCCGGTCGAACCGGGATCGGCGTCTTCCAGGCGGCACAGGACGAAGGCCGGTTCGCGATCGGCGTCGACGACGACCAGTCGGTCTCGAACCCGGACTTCGCCGACGTCATCCTTGCGAGCATGGTCAAGCGCGTCGACACCGCGGTCTACTCCGCGATCGAGTCCGTCGTCAACGACAACTTTGCCGGCGGCGAGACCGAGACCCTCGGCCTCGATCAGGAGGGTGTCGCCAACGTCTACGGCAACGAGCTCGGCGACGAGATCCCGCAGGACGTGAAGGATCAGGTCGCAGAGTCCCGACAGGCGATCATCGACGGCGAGATCGACGTCCCAAGCGAACTGTAA
- a CDS encoding MaoC family dehydratase gives MSHQNAGEDNLAAMTNAWSAMTRGFLRTATAANRAAVSAMFPTIDGENGPEPNRIAPPIPSVEYSDLDWQFDRTVDDPDHISVGDTVTFEKALTDADVRAFAAVSGDTNRLHLDEEFAADTRFGERIVHGTLVSGLISSALARLPGLTIYLSQDLEFSGPVGVGDRVSARVEIVEDLGNDQYRLETVVRDEDDDATVIDGEAVVLIDDLPAE, from the coding sequence ATGTCACACCAGAACGCTGGCGAAGACAACCTCGCTGCCATGACGAACGCGTGGTCGGCGATGACGCGAGGATTTCTTCGAACCGCGACTGCGGCGAATCGTGCCGCCGTTTCCGCGATGTTTCCAACCATCGACGGCGAGAACGGCCCGGAACCGAACAGGATCGCCCCGCCGATCCCGTCGGTCGAGTACTCCGACCTCGACTGGCAGTTCGATCGCACCGTCGACGATCCCGATCACATCAGCGTCGGCGACACCGTCACGTTCGAGAAGGCGCTCACCGACGCGGACGTCCGCGCGTTCGCCGCGGTCAGCGGCGACACGAACCGCCTCCACCTCGACGAGGAGTTCGCGGCCGATACCCGCTTCGGCGAACGCATCGTCCACGGGACGCTCGTCTCCGGGCTCATCAGCTCCGCCCTCGCTCGACTCCCCGGACTCACCATCTACCTCTCACAGGACCTCGAGTTCAGCGGCCCCGTCGGCGTCGGCGACCGGGTGTCGGCCCGCGTCGAAATCGTTGAGGACCTCGGGAACGACCAGTACCGCCTCGAGACGGTCGTCCGCGACGAGGACGACGACGCGACCGTGATCGACGGCGAGGCCGTCGTACTGATCGACGACCTGCCCGCAGAGTAG
- a CDS encoding poly(R)-hydroxyalkanoic acid synthase subunit PhaE yields the protein MSDSQPPMQDWNAFAEQWNEQFLEALEDNMEAQAQFVESWSETVGEASDDTEISDGVEGYARAYETWMNASQQMVERANDQLEGEDVDVEEFRDIWLNTANEAFKEVMSTTAFAKMTGETVGDVLELQEQADEAAQETLNSLGFATEGDVVEIGDRLVELERRQHAVEQKLDRVLEHLEDEQ from the coding sequence ATGTCAGACTCACAGCCCCCGATGCAAGACTGGAACGCGTTCGCCGAACAGTGGAACGAGCAATTCCTCGAGGCCCTCGAGGACAATATGGAAGCGCAGGCACAGTTCGTCGAGAGCTGGTCGGAGACCGTCGGCGAGGCCAGCGACGACACCGAAATCTCCGACGGCGTCGAGGGCTACGCCCGCGCCTACGAGACGTGGATGAACGCCTCCCAGCAGATGGTCGAGCGGGCGAACGATCAGCTCGAGGGCGAGGACGTCGACGTCGAGGAGTTCCGCGATATCTGGCTCAACACGGCGAACGAGGCGTTCAAGGAGGTCATGTCGACGACCGCCTTCGCCAAGATGACCGGCGAGACCGTCGGCGACGTCCTCGAGCTTCAGGAACAGGCCGACGAGGCCGCCCAGGAGACGCTCAACTCGCTGGGCTTCGCGACCGAAGGCGACGTCGTCGAAATCGGTGACCGCCTCGTCGAACTCGAGCGCCGCCAGCACGCCGTCGAGCAGAAACTCGATCGCGTGCTCGAGCACCTGGAAGACGAGCAATGA
- a CDS encoding AbrB/MazE/SpoVT family DNA-binding domain-containing protein, translating to MTDDSDRSPWFPPAMFTEGMQEMQEAGEQVADSQQEMMKQLLQATSANPLENASAFGPMNMGTATFKARVQSGGRISIPGPEREALDIEEGDIVQTIVVPVKRNREDQS from the coding sequence ATGACGGACGACTCCGACCGATCGCCCTGGTTCCCGCCCGCGATGTTTACGGAGGGAATGCAGGAGATGCAGGAAGCCGGCGAGCAGGTCGCCGACTCCCAGCAGGAGATGATGAAACAGTTGTTGCAGGCCACGTCGGCGAACCCGCTCGAGAACGCCTCGGCGTTCGGTCCCATGAACATGGGCACGGCGACGTTCAAGGCCCGCGTCCAGAGCGGCGGTCGGATCAGCATTCCCGGCCCCGAACGGGAAGCCCTCGACATCGAAGAGGGCGATATCGTCCAGACGATCGTCGTTCCCGTCAAACGCAACCGAGAGGATCAATCATGA
- the phaC gene encoding class III poly(R)-hydroxyalkanoic acid synthase subunit PhaC — translation MNNPFATALNMQRQAWEATADLAEKTRVAPDRTETVENIDVGQTPSEVVYEENKLELLHYEPMTEEQHDVPILIVYALINKPYILDLQPDRSVVQTLLEAGFDVYLIDWGEPSKLDRSLSIDDYVNRYIDNCVDVVRERSGRDSINILGYCMGGTKSAMYASLYPEKVENLALMAAGLCFDGDGGVLELWGGEDYYDPERVTDTFGNVPAEFLDIGFALMDPIANNVTKYVRFYDNMGDEDFVENFARMERWLDEGIDMAGVAYEEFIRDIYQENKLYENELELGGEHVDITNIDMPVLQIVAEYDHLIPPEASKPFNDAIASTDTEILEFATGHIGMSVSSRSHEELWPQVSEWFEERSNGTDLESGPETPESEEADAALAEDVAGDESGAEDLANGGTSAETGSDTDADGDADTDADADTDTVADTTLESETSDRSDDEIVERAEDDVQAEPAEPGEMTVDEDVVEEVAGEEAASEIQSETDDLTDLSGVGQAYADDLAAAGIDTFEQLAAADVAELAAETGISPSRIEDWSDQAREQ, via the coding sequence ATGAACAACCCCTTCGCAACTGCACTAAACATGCAACGGCAGGCTTGGGAGGCGACCGCCGACCTGGCCGAGAAGACGCGGGTCGCGCCCGACCGCACCGAAACCGTCGAGAACATCGACGTCGGGCAGACGCCCAGCGAGGTCGTCTACGAGGAGAACAAACTCGAGCTCCTCCACTACGAGCCGATGACGGAGGAGCAACACGACGTTCCCATCCTCATCGTCTATGCGCTGATCAACAAGCCGTACATCCTCGATCTTCAGCCCGACCGCTCCGTGGTCCAGACGCTGCTCGAGGCCGGCTTCGACGTCTACCTGATCGACTGGGGTGAGCCGTCCAAGCTGGATCGCTCGCTGTCCATCGACGACTACGTCAACCGCTACATCGACAACTGCGTCGACGTCGTCCGCGAGCGCTCCGGGCGGGACTCGATCAACATCCTCGGCTACTGCATGGGCGGCACGAAGTCGGCCATGTACGCCTCGCTCTACCCCGAAAAAGTCGAGAACCTCGCGCTGATGGCCGCCGGCCTCTGTTTCGACGGCGACGGCGGCGTCCTCGAACTCTGGGGCGGGGAGGACTACTACGACCCCGAACGGGTCACCGATACCTTCGGCAACGTTCCCGCGGAGTTCCTCGACATCGGGTTCGCGCTGATGGATCCCATCGCGAACAACGTGACGAAGTACGTCCGGTTCTACGACAACATGGGCGACGAGGACTTCGTCGAGAACTTCGCTCGCATGGAGCGCTGGCTCGACGAGGGTATCGACATGGCCGGCGTCGCTTACGAGGAGTTCATCCGGGACATCTACCAGGAGAACAAGCTCTACGAGAACGAGCTCGAACTGGGCGGCGAACACGTCGATATCACGAATATCGACATGCCCGTCCTCCAGATCGTCGCGGAGTACGACCACCTCATTCCGCCGGAGGCGTCCAAGCCGTTCAACGACGCGATCGCCTCGACCGACACCGAGATCCTCGAGTTCGCGACGGGCCACATCGGGATGTCCGTCTCCTCGCGGAGCCACGAGGAACTCTGGCCACAGGTTTCCGAGTGGTTCGAGGAGCGATCGAATGGCACCGACTTGGAATCCGGGCCCGAAACGCCGGAATCGGAAGAAGCTGACGCTGCCCTCGCCGAGGACGTCGCGGGCGACGAGTCGGGCGCTGAAGACCTCGCGAACGGCGGCACGAGCGCCGAAACGGGGTCCGACACCGACGCGGATGGCGACGCCGATACTGACGCCGATGCCGACACTGACACTGTCGCCGACACTACTCTCGAGTCCGAGACGAGCGACCGCTCGGACGACGAGATCGTCGAGCGGGCCGAAGACGACGTTCAGGCGGAGCCCGCGGAGCCGGGCGAGATGACCGTCGACGAGGACGTCGTCGAGGAAGTCGCCGGCGAGGAGGCCGCCTCCGAGATCCAGTCCGAAACCGACGATCTAACCGATCTGTCGGGTGTCGGTCAGGCGTACGCGGATGATCTCGCCGCAGCCGGTATCGACACGTTCGAGCAGCTCGCGGCCGCCGATGTCGCCGAACTTGCCGCCGAAACCGGGATCTCACCCAGCCGGATCGAGGACTGGAGCGACCAGGCTCGAGAGCAGTAG
- a CDS encoding phosphomannomutase, which translates to MTLFGTAGIRGPIEDVSPSLALAVGQAAGEPGETFVVGRDGRETGPALAAAMEAGLESAGADVRRLGQVPTPTLAFASRGRRGVMLTASHNPPADNGIKLFADGVEYDGDAERTIDDRVASEGARLARWDEWGESERLAVLDRYLDAVEEYVREQFGDRTPTTGDATPDEPLAGRRIAVDCGNGVGALATPQVLERLGADIVAINASVDGHFPGRESKPTPETLSEFTAFLGDGDFDLGLAHDGDADRLVVLGPDGGVIHEDTVLAVVAARYTADSDADDPVVVTTPNASARIDERVRAAGGRVERVQLGSLHEGIARERSRGGEDTEIVFAAEPWKHIHTAFGGWIDGVVSAAVVAALVADAGDTDRLRDPVTERPYRKVSIECPDAAKADVMAALETELPAAFPDATVDTDYGVRLEFADASWLLVRPSGTEPYVRLYAESDSVDDLVTDARSVIETAVAER; encoded by the coding sequence ATGACCCTCTTCGGAACTGCAGGGATTCGCGGCCCGATCGAGGACGTTTCGCCCTCGCTCGCACTCGCCGTCGGTCAGGCCGCCGGCGAACCCGGCGAAACGTTCGTCGTCGGTCGCGACGGCCGGGAGACGGGACCCGCGCTCGCGGCGGCGATGGAGGCCGGCCTCGAGAGCGCCGGAGCCGACGTCCGCCGGCTCGGACAGGTACCGACCCCGACGCTCGCCTTCGCCTCGCGCGGGCGACGCGGCGTGATGCTTACAGCAAGTCACAACCCGCCCGCCGACAACGGCATCAAACTCTTCGCCGACGGCGTCGAGTACGACGGCGACGCGGAGCGAACGATCGACGACCGCGTCGCGAGCGAGGGCGCGCGACTCGCTCGCTGGGACGAGTGGGGCGAGTCCGAACGCCTCGCCGTGCTCGATCGGTATCTCGACGCCGTCGAGGAGTACGTCCGCGAGCAGTTCGGCGATCGGACGCCGACCACCGGGGACGCAACGCCGGACGAACCGCTCGCGGGCCGTCGGATCGCCGTCGACTGCGGCAACGGCGTGGGCGCGCTCGCGACGCCGCAGGTCCTCGAGCGACTCGGCGCGGATATCGTCGCGATCAACGCGTCCGTCGACGGCCACTTCCCGGGCCGCGAGAGCAAACCTACGCCGGAGACGCTCTCGGAGTTCACCGCGTTTCTCGGTGACGGCGACTTCGATCTCGGGCTCGCTCACGACGGTGACGCCGACCGCCTCGTCGTCCTCGGCCCCGACGGTGGAGTGATTCACGAGGACACCGTCCTCGCCGTCGTCGCGGCCCGCTACACCGCCGACAGCGACGCGGATGATCCCGTCGTCGTCACTACGCCCAACGCCTCCGCACGCATCGACGAGCGTGTCCGCGCGGCCGGCGGTCGAGTCGAGCGCGTCCAGCTGGGGTCGCTCCACGAGGGAATCGCGCGCGAACGCTCTCGAGGAGGCGAGGACACCGAGATCGTCTTCGCCGCCGAGCCCTGGAAACACATCCACACCGCCTTCGGCGGCTGGATCGACGGCGTGGTCAGCGCCGCGGTCGTCGCTGCGCTCGTTGCCGACGCCGGTGATACAGATCGGCTCCGGGACCCCGTCACCGAACGCCCCTACCGAAAGGTCAGCATCGAGTGCCCGGACGCGGCCAAGGCCGACGTGATGGCCGCCCTCGAGACCGAGCTCCCCGCGGCGTTTCCGGACGCGACGGTCGACACGGACTACGGCGTCCGCCTCGAGTTCGCTGACGCGTCGTGGCTGCTCGTTCGACCGAGCGGAACGGAGCCGTACGTCCGCCTCTATGCGGAGAGCGATTCAGTCGACGACCTCGTCACCGACGCGCGTTCGGTCATCGAAACGGCGGTCGCGGAGCGCTAA